A genomic region of Desulfosarcina ovata subsp. ovata contains the following coding sequences:
- a CDS encoding DUF1254 domain-containing protein, translating to MEKFLIYPLLGILLIFMPIRATCGVDIDHAEEDLAFALGTQAYIFGYPLAITAATTLIATNTDSPLPNAYAPFNQFGHVAKLFTAEDKDVVSSNVDTVYSSAFIDLKQGAALISVPGTGDRYYSMMLEDAYTNVFGYIGSRATGNEPGKYLIKGPNWEGRVPVDVNKVITAPTALVWVIGRTLVEDEADLVNVKKIQAGYQLEMIGPAVDKTPAKKRWSLGDPGKIPVKMVEQLTWQDYYYWIGQLMKDNPPPTADSGLYVQFKSIGLTAETGFNPESLSDAARKGLERGYHAGKRVVKREALKTGATEVNAWAYNMSQGKWEQDFNLRAAIAFRSLGQNTPEEALYFNTRTTGKKEQLNGANRYTITFKKDELPPVDAFWSITMYNAENFFVDNPINRYAIGDRTKGLKIAGDGSLTIYIQNPAPEEAQNSNWLPAPTGDFRLSLRLYNPKQSVLNGDWKPAPVKIKE from the coding sequence ATGGAAAAATTTCTTATCTACCCGTTGCTGGGCATTCTGCTCATTTTCATGCCCATCCGGGCCACCTGTGGGGTGGATATCGACCATGCAGAGGAAGACCTTGCCTTTGCCCTGGGAACCCAGGCCTATATTTTCGGCTACCCCCTTGCCATCACCGCAGCGACCACTTTGATTGCAACCAATACCGACAGCCCCCTTCCCAACGCATACGCCCCCTTCAATCAATTTGGCCACGTTGCCAAACTTTTCACGGCAGAGGATAAGGATGTCGTCTCCTCCAATGTCGACACGGTATACTCCAGTGCCTTTATCGATCTCAAGCAAGGCGCGGCATTGATCTCGGTTCCCGGCACGGGAGACCGCTATTACTCAATGATGCTGGAAGATGCGTATACCAACGTCTTTGGATACATCGGCTCACGGGCAACCGGAAACGAACCGGGTAAATACCTCATCAAAGGGCCGAACTGGGAAGGCCGGGTGCCGGTGGATGTCAATAAGGTCATCACCGCTCCCACAGCCCTTGTCTGGGTAATCGGCCGGACCCTGGTGGAAGACGAGGCCGATCTGGTGAATGTAAAAAAAATTCAGGCCGGCTACCAGCTGGAGATGATCGGGCCGGCCGTTGACAAAACCCCTGCCAAAAAGCGCTGGAGCTTGGGCGATCCGGGTAAAATACCTGTAAAGATGGTGGAGCAGCTCACCTGGCAGGATTATTATTATTGGATCGGTCAGTTGATGAAAGACAATCCGCCACCAACCGCTGACAGCGGACTTTATGTTCAGTTTAAAAGTATTGGCCTCACCGCGGAAACCGGTTTTAACCCTGAAAGCCTCTCTGACGCGGCAAGAAAAGGGCTTGAGCGGGGGTATCATGCAGGCAAGCGGGTGGTCAAGCGTGAGGCCCTTAAAACCGGTGCCACCGAGGTCAATGCCTGGGCCTACAATATGTCCCAGGGGAAGTGGGAACAGGATTTCAACCTCAGGGCCGCCATTGCCTTTCGGTCCCTGGGGCAGAATACCCCTGAAGAGGCCCTTTACTTCAACACCCGGACCACCGGAAAAAAAGAGCAACTCAACGGGGCAAACCGCTACACCATCACCTTCAAGAAAGATGAACTCCCGCCGGTGGATGCCTTCTGGTCCATCACCATGTACAACGCCGAGAACTTTTTCGTGGATAACCCCATCAACCGATATGCCATTGGCGACAGGACCAAGGGACTGAAGATCGCCGGGGATGGTTCATTGACCATCTACATTCAAAATCCGGCGCCTGAGGAGGCTCAGAATTCCAACTGGCTGCCGGCACCCACGGGGGACTTCCGGCTCTCCCTGCGCCTGTACAACCCCAAACAATCCGTACTCAACGGAGACTGGAAACCGGCACCCGTCAAAATAAAAGAATAA
- a CDS encoding arylsulfatase B translates to MKIQKVFRVAICIPVILLAAATVGAAVSSTKKPNIVIIVADDLGYSDVGFNNAKDMKTPNLDTLASQGMHFKSLYSQPFCTPTRAALMTGRYPMRYGLQTFVITPGQKYGLNTEETTLADALKAAGYHTYAVGKWHLGHADEKYWPQNRGFDYFYGCSLGEVDFYTKERVGVIDWQRNGEHLKEDGYFTTLITEDAVRLIDEQPADKPFFLYMAHLAVHAPYQAPQKYIDRFAHIKDETRRIYAAMAAAMDDSVAEVLKALEKKGVRDNTIVLFLADNGGIAEYDPAMAKGKGEKPAPATNTPFRGSKGGLYEGGVRSASFINWPKHIHPGTTEGIFHVVDIMPTLVKLAGGKMPADKTIDGKDIWPAIAEGKPSPRNEVLLNAEFHRGAVRKGNWKLIKNAALPSSVELYNLAEDIGESHNLAEQYPDKVKALEKLLNNYAKQSKGSLFLQSYMPFIQDDFKSIEHVFEGNEDAGEPGEKPALPSRN, encoded by the coding sequence ATGAAAATACAAAAGGTATTCAGGGTAGCAATCTGCATCCCGGTTATTCTGTTGGCAGCAGCAACGGTCGGTGCCGCCGTTTCATCCACAAAAAAGCCCAACATCGTCATTATCGTGGCCGATGACCTGGGCTATTCAGATGTTGGCTTTAACAATGCAAAAGATATGAAGACCCCGAATCTTGATACCCTTGCCTCCCAGGGCATGCACTTCAAGTCCCTATACTCCCAACCCTTTTGCACCCCCACGCGTGCCGCGCTCATGACCGGGCGCTACCCCATGAGATATGGGTTACAGACCTTTGTCATTACCCCCGGCCAGAAATACGGGCTCAACACCGAGGAAACCACCCTGGCCGATGCCCTTAAGGCGGCCGGTTACCATACCTATGCTGTCGGCAAATGGCATCTGGGACACGCCGATGAAAAATATTGGCCACAGAACCGGGGGTTTGACTACTTTTATGGCTGCTCACTCGGCGAGGTTGACTTTTATACCAAAGAGCGGGTGGGGGTCATTGATTGGCAGCGAAACGGTGAACACCTTAAAGAAGACGGATATTTTACCACCCTGATCACGGAAGATGCCGTTCGCCTGATCGACGAACAGCCTGCGGATAAGCCGTTCTTTCTTTATATGGCCCACCTGGCTGTCCATGCCCCGTACCAGGCCCCCCAAAAATATATTGACCGCTTTGCCCATATCAAGGACGAGACCCGTCGTATCTATGCAGCCATGGCCGCTGCCATGGATGATTCCGTTGCCGAAGTGCTCAAAGCCCTTGAGAAAAAAGGGGTGCGGGATAATACCATTGTTCTTTTCCTGGCCGACAACGGCGGCATAGCGGAGTACGACCCCGCCATGGCCAAGGGAAAAGGCGAAAAACCGGCACCGGCAACAAATACCCCCTTCCGGGGCTCAAAGGGCGGGCTCTATGAAGGTGGTGTCCGCAGTGCATCCTTCATTAACTGGCCAAAACATATCCATCCCGGCACCACAGAAGGTATTTTCCATGTTGTGGACATCATGCCCACCCTGGTCAAACTGGCCGGCGGGAAAATGCCCGCAGATAAAACAATTGACGGCAAGGACATTTGGCCGGCCATTGCAGAGGGTAAACCAAGTCCGCGCAATGAGGTGCTTCTCAATGCCGAATTCCACCGGGGGGCCGTACGCAAGGGCAATTGGAAGCTGATCAAAAATGCCGCCCTACCCTCAAGCGTGGAATTATACAATCTGGCCGAGGACATCGGTGAATCCCATAACCTTGCCGAACAGTATCCGGACAAGGTCAAAGCGCTGGAAAAATTGCTGAACAATTATGCAAAACAGTCCAAAGGCTCCCTGTTTCTCCAGTCATATATGCCCTTTATTCAAGATGATTTTAAAAGCATAGAACACGTCTTTGAAGGTAATGAGGACGCAGGGGAGCCCGGCGAAAAACCGGCGCTGCCCAGCCGGAATTAA
- a CDS encoding DUF1254 domain-containing protein yields MKHFFYTRLIRSIALLAFCCALFCQSIPVAAFSAPPPKKQLINDNTLTILRAKEETAFHYGVSAYIWGYSLVDTERLQRGRVLKASPGVPQTAINQFGHVRDLRDAEYKTIPTPNNDTLYSHAFLDLTAEPIVIGVPAIKDRYYVLPLLSAYQDVFAHIGTRETGTNAGAYVIVGPDWKGELPEKLTRIDSPTNLAVIWGRTVVYGKGDLKKARNIQDSYSLIPLSKYDKLERSPDPDWDSSKIRVAQTAFNSKGDVPDSLMFFDELGKAMRMTPIRNEERAFVDQFKNIGLTRERGFDFKSLDAPTIMGLSRAASAAELMIDGAAAYRGISVNGWFFNTSAGVFGNDFLFRAAVAKWYMGANVPEEAMYYVARTASDGKPFNGVAKYSLHFPAPPPAKAFWSLSMYNASDGSLVENSMNRYSIGDRTEGLAVKTDKSIEIQIQHKEPTQGETNWLPAPAGPFYLVLRLYMPESDVVSGKWTPPEVKAISK; encoded by the coding sequence ATGAAGCATTTTTTTTACACACGGCTGATCCGTTCAATTGCACTGCTCGCATTCTGTTGTGCATTGTTCTGCCAGTCGATTCCCGTTGCAGCATTTTCGGCACCACCACCCAAGAAACAATTGATCAACGATAACACGCTCACCATTCTTCGGGCAAAGGAAGAAACGGCCTTCCACTATGGTGTCTCTGCCTATATCTGGGGGTATTCTCTTGTGGATACGGAAAGGCTGCAAAGGGGACGGGTCTTGAAGGCGTCCCCCGGCGTTCCCCAAACCGCAATTAATCAATTCGGACATGTCCGCGACTTGCGGGATGCGGAATACAAGACGATCCCAACGCCAAACAACGATACTCTCTATTCCCATGCGTTTCTAGACTTGACGGCAGAGCCAATTGTTATCGGTGTCCCAGCCATTAAGGACAGGTATTATGTACTGCCTTTATTGAGCGCTTATCAGGATGTATTTGCTCACATTGGCACAAGAGAAACAGGTACCAATGCGGGAGCGTATGTGATTGTCGGCCCCGATTGGAAAGGCGAGCTTCCCGAAAAATTGACAAGAATTGACTCGCCGACCAATTTGGCGGTTATCTGGGGGCGGACTGTTGTCTACGGAAAAGGCGATCTCAAAAAGGCACGCAATATTCAGGATAGCTATTCGCTGATTCCGTTGAGCAAATATGACAAGCTTGAACGCTCTCCAGATCCAGACTGGGATTCCAGCAAAATACGCGTTGCGCAAACGGCTTTTAATTCGAAAGGAGACGTTCCAGACTCGCTGATGTTTTTTGATGAGCTCGGAAAAGCGATGAGAATGACTCCAATCCGAAACGAGGAACGGGCATTTGTCGATCAATTCAAAAATATCGGGCTCACCCGTGAGCGTGGATTTGATTTTAAGAGCTTGGACGCGCCGACGATCATGGGGCTGTCTCGTGCGGCTTCCGCTGCTGAGTTGATGATTGATGGCGCGGCTGCGTACCGGGGGATATCTGTCAACGGATGGTTTTTTAATACCTCGGCGGGCGTTTTCGGGAACGACTTTCTTTTCCGCGCCGCAGTTGCAAAATGGTATATGGGCGCAAATGTCCCGGAAGAGGCGATGTATTATGTAGCGAGGACAGCCAGTGACGGGAAACCATTCAACGGCGTTGCCAAATATTCCCTTCACTTTCCGGCACCACCGCCAGCCAAGGCCTTCTGGTCACTTTCCATGTACAACGCTTCCGATGGATCCCTTGTCGAAAATTCGATGAATCGATATTCCATCGGCGATCGAACCGAGGGCCTTGCTGTCAAAACAGACAAGTCAATAGAAATCCAGATTCAACACAAAGAGCCGACGCAAGGTGAAACCAACTGGCTTCCGGCACCTGCCGGTCCGTTTTACCTTGTCTTGCGGCTCTACATGCCGGAAAGCGATGTCGTCTCCGGCAAATGGACGCCGCCGGAAGTGAAAGCGATCTCAAAATAA
- a CDS encoding putative quinol monooxygenase — translation MIVLTFNTRVRSEGFRELLNTLNSMGKQIQELEGCISFKCHRGITEKNNIRFIEKWSSRKRLDTHMQSELFSALKGAFQVLSGTYTIEINEKQFKSP, via the coding sequence ATGATCGTTCTCACCTTCAACACCAGGGTCCGCTCGGAAGGTTTTAGAGAACTGCTCAACACGCTGAATTCAATGGGCAAACAGATTCAAGAACTGGAAGGTTGCATCAGTTTTAAATGCCATCGTGGCATCACGGAAAAAAACAACATCCGCTTTATAGAGAAGTGGTCATCCAGAAAACGGCTCGATACCCATATGCAGTCGGAACTATTCAGCGCGCTGAAAGGGGCATTTCAGGTGCTGTCCGGAACGTATACCATTGAAATTAATGAGAAACAATTTAAATCGCCATAA
- a CDS encoding sigma 54-interacting transcriptional regulator, which translates to MPGAMSNCGVMVRRADCEALFDQILEPVGIMDGHFRIIRYNASGYGFIAKKPEEVIGKRCHDVFGLGTPCSCCALHEAYRTRQISTVEKYFSEIDSWFLVTAYPIVDGNGRITRVFQHYRDITEDKQRELRLLILERALNHSIDGIAVANMEGENQFVNPAWAQIHGYRVEEMVGKNLYSFHPEKQLRENVIPFFNTVLEKGCHRGESEHTKKDGTLFATYMMASIIKGRAGESIGFVGTIRDISELKQAQRELEKYRDHLEELVEARTHELQAKNEALSIALSQIRKLKEQLEKDNIQLREQINHEQNFEEIIGRSDPLKYVLYKIGDVAPTDATTLILGQSGTGKELVARAIHKNSARSSRPMVKVDCSALPAELIESELFGHEKGAFSGAHQSRKGRFEIANGSTIFLDEIGELEPGLQSKFLRVLEYGEFERLGSSKTLRTDVRIIAATNRNLQEEVAKGRFREDLWFRLNVFTLTVPPLKDRRDDIPLLVESFVAKFNRKHGKTITKIPKKTMNALMAYHWPGNIRELSNLIEAAIIVSRDDVLRTADLPDFRRDNADKQFPTMAEMENRHIVRALEACGWQIEGNKGAARRLDLNPGTLRGRMRKLGIKRPQR; encoded by the coding sequence ATGCCAGGAGCCATGTCCAATTGTGGGGTTATGGTCAGGCGGGCGGATTGCGAAGCGCTGTTTGATCAAATTCTGGAACCGGTCGGCATAATGGACGGCCATTTCAGAATCATACGCTATAACGCATCAGGGTACGGATTCATCGCCAAGAAGCCCGAAGAGGTGATCGGAAAGAGATGCCATGACGTGTTTGGCTTGGGCACACCGTGCAGTTGTTGTGCGCTACATGAAGCCTATCGAACCCGGCAAATTTCAACGGTTGAAAAATATTTCAGTGAAATCGACAGCTGGTTTTTGGTCACCGCCTATCCCATCGTCGACGGAAACGGCCGGATTACACGGGTCTTCCAGCATTACCGTGACATCACGGAGGATAAGCAAAGAGAGTTGCGGCTGCTGATTCTGGAACGGGCGCTCAATCATTCCATCGATGGGATCGCTGTGGCGAACATGGAAGGAGAAAATCAGTTTGTCAATCCGGCCTGGGCGCAAATTCACGGTTACCGCGTCGAGGAAATGGTCGGAAAGAACCTGTATTCATTTCATCCTGAAAAACAGTTGCGGGAAAATGTCATCCCTTTTTTCAACACGGTTCTCGAAAAAGGCTGCCATCGCGGCGAGAGTGAACATACCAAAAAAGACGGAACGCTGTTTGCCACCTATATGATGGCCAGCATTATAAAAGGCCGTGCCGGTGAATCCATCGGTTTTGTCGGCACGATACGCGATATCAGCGAGCTGAAACAGGCCCAGCGTGAGCTTGAGAAATACCGGGATCATCTGGAGGAGCTCGTTGAAGCACGGACACACGAATTGCAGGCGAAAAATGAAGCGCTGAGCATCGCTTTAAGCCAGATCCGTAAGCTTAAAGAGCAACTCGAAAAGGATAATATTCAACTCAGGGAGCAGATCAATCACGAACAAAATTTTGAGGAAATAATCGGCCGCAGCGATCCTTTGAAGTATGTACTATACAAGATCGGCGACGTTGCCCCGACGGATGCCACGACGCTTATTCTCGGACAATCCGGCACCGGCAAGGAACTGGTGGCGAGAGCCATCCATAAGAACAGCGCCCGCAGTTCCCGGCCCATGGTGAAAGTCGACTGTTCTGCGCTGCCCGCCGAGTTGATTGAAAGCGAGCTTTTCGGACACGAAAAAGGCGCATTCAGCGGTGCCCATCAGTCCAGGAAAGGCCGTTTTGAAATTGCAAACGGTTCCACCATTTTCCTCGATGAAATCGGAGAGCTGGAACCAGGGCTTCAAAGCAAGTTTCTACGGGTGCTGGAGTATGGTGAGTTCGAGCGGCTCGGATCTTCGAAAACACTTCGCACCGATGTCAGAATTATTGCGGCAACGAATCGTAACTTACAGGAAGAGGTCGCAAAAGGACGTTTTCGCGAGGACCTGTGGTTTCGGCTGAATGTTTTTACCCTGACGGTACCGCCGTTGAAGGACCGCCGAGACGACATTCCCCTGCTGGTGGAATCGTTCGTTGCAAAATTCAACAGAAAGCATGGAAAAACGATAACAAAGATCCCGAAGAAAACCATGAACGCGTTAATGGCCTACCACTGGCCCGGCAACATTCGAGAGCTGTCCAATCTGATTGAAGCGGCGATCATTGTCAGCCGTGACGACGTGTTAAGGACTGCCGATCTCCCCGATTTCAGACGCGATAACGCCGACAAACAATTCCCGACAATGGCGGAAATGGAGAATCGACATATTGTTCGGGCACTTGAAGCCTGCGGCTGGCAGATCGAAGGCAATAAAGGTGCGGCAAGGCGTCTCGATCTCAATCCGGGAACCCTCCGGGGGCGAATGCGTAAATTGGGGATCAAGCGCCCCCAGCGTTAA
- a CDS encoding VOC family protein, protein MHPTSSPCRNHRYGNRFRRFWAALILVSASVLTICGCSINAPVAPETGVAHVSPGTFVWHELLVRDAAQARAFYGALFGWRFRSHGRYDVVLLDGREIAGIAAVPTAKGSMAAARWVLSLAVADLARAMAHTRTHGGQVHEGPMKMGDRGNGALVRDLHDAQLVLLESVPNESVDTAMPLNGWLWDEQWSDDPHDSLDFYRGLAGFSDIEQRDGYWILKSYGMWRAGIREVFNKGLERRWVPVIRVADPTDTARQAETLGGRVLIGVGEAPETNHAALIAGVGALAGCANDGTGRVSGHVSYTYYHGFHDPHPCWGCGGDTVIVVPPADKPGKPKPPGIRPPKPPLPKPPGGIGRPRPRDGRRL, encoded by the coding sequence ATGCACCCAACATCATCACCCTGCCGAAACCACCGCTATGGCAACCGTTTCAGGCGCTTTTGGGCAGCGCTCATTTTGGTCTCGGCATCTGTTTTAACGATCTGCGGCTGCAGCATCAACGCACCGGTGGCCCCTGAAACCGGCGTTGCGCATGTTTCTCCGGGCACCTTCGTCTGGCACGAACTGCTCGTGAGGGACGCGGCCCAGGCGAGGGCCTTTTACGGTGCCCTTTTCGGGTGGCGGTTCCGTTCCCATGGACGGTATGACGTCGTTCTCCTGGACGGCCGGGAGATCGCCGGAATCGCCGCGGTACCCACGGCGAAAGGCAGCATGGCGGCCGCCCGATGGGTTCTTTCGTTAGCGGTGGCCGACCTGGCGCGCGCCATGGCCCATACCCGGACCCATGGCGGGCAGGTCCACGAAGGCCCCATGAAAATGGGGGACCGGGGCAATGGCGCGCTGGTGCGGGATCTCCATGATGCCCAACTCGTGTTGCTCGAATCCGTCCCAAACGAATCCGTCGATACCGCGATGCCGCTCAACGGTTGGTTATGGGATGAGCAGTGGTCCGACGACCCGCATGATTCGCTGGATTTCTATCGTGGCCTCGCCGGGTTTTCAGACATTGAGCAAAGGGATGGCTACTGGATTCTGAAATCCTATGGCATGTGGCGCGCCGGTATTCGAGAGGTATTCAACAAGGGGCTGGAACGGCGCTGGGTGCCGGTGATTCGTGTTGCCGACCCGACGGATACCGCCCGGCAGGCCGAGACGCTCGGCGGCCGTGTCCTGATCGGCGTGGGCGAAGCCCCGGAAACGAACCATGCGGCGTTGATCGCCGGGGTTGGCGCCCTCGCGGGTTGCGCAAACGACGGCACCGGCCGCGTGAGTGGTCATGTTTCTTACACCTATTACCATGGCTTCCATGATCCTCATCCCTGCTGGGGATGTGGCGGCGACACGGTCATTGTCGTCCCCCCAGCGGACAAGCCGGGCAAACCCAAACCACCAGGCATACGACCGCCAAAACCACCCCTCCCCAAGCCCCCCGGCGGAATCGGACGACCCCGACCGAGAGATGGGCGACGCCTGTGA
- a CDS encoding IS110 family transposase → MSKIVKYVGLGFQKDSITIAIADEGRDGNVRLHGKIHNDLGQHDNVMSKLISENTELRCAYEAGPCGYTIYRHLKRQGIDCVVGALALIPKKAGDQVKNDRRDATNLAKLHHSGDLTPVYVPDETNEALQDLVQTRKDISMTLRKAKQQIIAFVLRQGLS, encoded by the coding sequence GTGAGCAAGATAGTAAAATATGTTGGTTTGGGTTTCCAGAAAGATTCAATTACTATCGCCATCGCCGATGAAGGCCGTGACGGAAATGTCCGGTTGCATGGCAAAATTCATAACGACCTGGGGCAGCATGATAACGTCATGAGCAAGCTGATTTCAGAAAACACCGAATTGCGATGTGCTTATGAAGCCGGTCCTTGCGGGTACACAATTTACCGGCATCTAAAGCGCCAGGGGATCGATTGCGTCGTTGGGGCACTGGCGCTGATCCCAAAAAAAGCGGGAGATCAGGTGAAAAATGATCGCCGCGATGCGACCAACCTGGCGAAGCTCCACCATTCCGGCGATCTGACACCGGTCTATGTTCCGGATGAAACCAATGAAGCCCTGCAGGATTTGGTTCAGACCCGCAAAGATATCTCCATGACCCTGCGCAAGGCCAAACAACAGATCATTGCGTTTGTGCTGCGCCAAGGGCTCAGTTAA
- the qmoC gene encoding quinone-interacting membrane-bound oxidoreductase complex subunit QmoC, translated as MADSYLVEPDVSFIEEVSRLGGADVKKCFQCATCAVACPISPDTKPFPRKEMIATSWGLKDRLIGNGDVWLCHNCGDCSTLCPRGAQPGDVLAAVRAATVIEYATPKAVAKMVSDPKKLPILLAIPAAIFLVLGLLLKMVGVDWLNFAPSGDHLWQADYIGNYLVDIIMIPTFFGAVAVFALGLKRFIVDMHKNALLEGKTDKEKIDPAGFIQALIKIVPTIARHDKFNECGENKERSTAHMMVLFSFIGLFIVTNCFFAAEWVFHIEGPYQQINPVKWLGNVSGIALVIGGILLLKNRLSKKDQISSYWDWYLVGLVLALGLSGMLTQMLRLGGMYGLSAIVYFLHLMFIWCLFAYTPFSKLAHIVYRTVAMAYQEYSGRK; from the coding sequence ATGGCGGATTCATATCTGGTCGAACCTGATGTGAGTTTTATTGAAGAAGTGAGCAGATTGGGCGGCGCCGATGTCAAAAAGTGCTTTCAGTGTGCCACCTGTGCGGTGGCCTGCCCGATCTCTCCGGATACCAAACCGTTTCCCCGTAAAGAGATGATTGCCACATCCTGGGGCCTGAAGGACCGCTTGATCGGCAACGGTGACGTGTGGCTGTGCCACAATTGTGGTGACTGCTCCACCCTGTGCCCCCGCGGCGCCCAGCCCGGTGACGTGCTGGCGGCCGTGCGCGCGGCCACGGTGATTGAGTACGCCACCCCCAAGGCCGTGGCCAAAATGGTCAGCGATCCCAAAAAATTGCCCATCCTGCTGGCCATTCCGGCAGCGATTTTTCTGGTTCTGGGGCTGCTGCTGAAGATGGTCGGCGTTGACTGGCTCAACTTCGCCCCTTCCGGCGATCATCTGTGGCAGGCCGATTACATCGGCAACTACCTGGTAGACATCATCATGATTCCCACCTTCTTCGGGGCAGTAGCGGTTTTTGCTCTGGGCTTGAAGCGCTTCATCGTCGACATGCATAAAAATGCCCTTCTGGAAGGCAAGACCGACAAGGAGAAGATCGATCCGGCCGGCTTCATCCAGGCCCTGATCAAAATCGTGCCCACCATCGCGCGGCACGACAAATTCAACGAGTGCGGTGAGAACAAAGAGCGCTCCACGGCGCACATGATGGTGCTGTTCAGCTTCATCGGATTGTTTATTGTCACCAACTGCTTTTTCGCGGCTGAGTGGGTTTTCCACATTGAAGGCCCCTATCAGCAGATCAACCCGGTCAAATGGCTGGGTAATGTCAGCGGCATCGCCCTGGTCATCGGCGGCATCCTGCTGCTGAAAAATCGCCTGAGCAAAAAAGATCAGATTTCCAGTTACTGGGATTGGTACCTGGTCGGTCTGGTGCTGGCCCTGGGCCTCTCCGGCATGCTGACCCAGATGTTGCGCCTGGGCGGGATGTACGGCCTGTCAGCCATCGTGTACTTTCTGCACCTGATGTTTATCTGGTGCCTGTTTGCATATACGCCCTTCTCCAAGCTGGCCCACATCGTCTACCGGACGGTGGCCATGGCCTACCAGGAGTACAGCGGTCGCAAATAA